A genomic window from Vitis riparia cultivar Riparia Gloire de Montpellier isolate 1030 chromosome 18, EGFV_Vit.rip_1.0, whole genome shotgun sequence includes:
- the LOC117905693 gene encoding disease resistance protein RUN1-like: protein MRCSRERGQKVLPIFYHVDPSDVRKQTGTFGEAFARYGNVTEERVPRWRAALTQAGGLSGWHVQHGYESQIIQVIVRRISKMLISRPELLFISDNLVGFNSRLEEMSSLLCMESNDVRMIGIHGIAGIGKTTLAKGIYNQIAHQFEGASFLSNVSEVERHRGSLKLQRQLLADILRKKIARISNIDEGISLIKKTLCSRKVLIILDDVSAYTQLEFLAGRHWFGSGSRIIITSRNKHLLDVHEVDGLYEVQKLKNKEALQLFSLWAFKADLPDDSYWELSEQVLNYCDGLPVAVKVVGSFLRHKTVLEWEDELLKLTTVGEITVHIVLRLSYDRLDHTVQGLFLDIACFFRGKDSDSVGRILDSCNSSAIGMKVLKDCSLISILDNKIEMHGLMQKMGWEIIRRESPGQPGQRSRLWNPEDVHAVLTQKTGTKAIEGISFDVSASKEIQITTEAFKKMTNLRLLRVYWDGLSSYDSNTVHLPEEFEFPSYELRYLHWDGWSLESLPSNFNGKKLVELSLKHSSLNHLWKGNKCLENLMVMDLSHSRYLVECPDVSGAPSLETLNLDGCTSLHEVHPSIPRLKNLKILNLGNCRMLHYFPRIIGLEKLEVLNLSGCSRLEKFPDIEANMESLLELYLEGTAIIELPSSVGYLRGLVLLNMKSCKNLKILPGRICDLKSLKTLILSGCSKLERLPEITEVMEHLEELLLDGTSIRELPCSILHLKGLVLLNLRKCKDLRSLPNRICGLKSLETLIVSGCSKLNRLPEDLGMLQCLRRLQADGTAITKPPVTLVHLTNLRELSFRLLHRENSDDIGLQLPSLSGLRFMENLDLSDCNLMEGTVDNKLCHLELLEVLNLSRNYMVSIPADISRLSNLKVLLVRQCERLQKIPKLPPRIKLLDACDCTSLMSLPTPSRMISLQHRLVSTWLRPVEFMLWNCSGLYQDHVAMALETLHQKLFPEIGYSIVIPGSRIPKWRWHENMGASVSATLPPHWLDNNFSGVALCAVFALEEGETIQRPGEIRCNFECREGPYFSHSITWTHSGDSC from the exons GTATGAATCTCAGATTATTCAAGTAATTGTTCGACGCATTTCGAAAATGCTGATCAGTCGTCCTGAACTCTTATTTATTTCTGACAACCTGGTAGGATTCAATTCCCGTTTGGAAGAAATGTCGTCACTATTATGTATGGAGTCAAATGATGTTCGAATGATAGGAATACATGGAATTGCTGGAATAGGCAAGACTACCCTCGCCAAAGGAATATACAACCAAATTGCTCATCAATTCGAAGGTGCTAGCTTTCTTTCAAATGTTTCAGAGGTAGAGAGACACCGTGGATCGCTTAAATTACAAAGACAACTTCTAGCAGATATCCTACGGAAAAAAATTGCACGCATAAGCAACATTGATGAAGGCATTAGCTTGATAAAGAAGACGCTTTGCTCTAGAAAGGTTCTTATCATTCTAGATGATGTTAGTGCTTATACTCAATTAGAATTCTTGGCAGGCCGTCACTGGTTTGGTTCAGGTAGTAGAATTATCATAACATCGAGAAATAAACATTTACTCGATGTGCATGAAGTTGATGGATTATATGAGGttcagaaattaaaaaataaggaagCTCTTCAACTGTTTAGTTTGTGGGCGTTCAAGGCAGACCTTCCTGACGATAGCTATTGGGAGCTCTCCGAACAAGTATTAAATTACTGTGATGGACTTCCGGTTGCTGTTAAAGTTGTGGGATCTTTCCTGCGCCATAAGACGGTGCTTGAATGGGAAGATGAACTGCTTAAGCTAACAACAGTAGGGGAGATTACAGTCCACATAGTGCTTAGATTAAGTTACGATAGACTGGATCACACAGTACAGGGTCTATTCCTTGATATTGCATGCTTCTTCAGAGGGAAGGACTCAGATTCTGTTGGAAGAATACTTGATAGTTGCAACTCCTCTGCAATTGGAATGAAAGTTCTCAAAGATTGTTCTTTGATTAGTATTTTAGACAACAAGATAGAAATGCATGGTTTGATGCAAAAAATGGGTTGGGAAATCATTCGGAGAGAATCACCTGGACAACCTGGCCAACGGAGTAGATTGTGGAATCCAGAAGATGTCCATGCTGTGTTGACACAAAAAACG GGGACAAAGGCAATCGAAGGAATATCCTTTGATGTGTCGGCATCAAAAGAAATACAGATTACGACtgaagcttttaaaaaaatgacaaaccTTCGACTCCTCAGGGTCTATTGGGATGGACTTTCATCATATGATTCTAACACAGTGCACCTTCCCGAAGAATTCGAATTTCCTTCCTATGAATTAAGATATCTTCATTGGGATGGATGGAGTCTGGAATCGTTGCCGTCAAATTTTAATGGTAAGAAACTGGTTGAACTCAGTTTGAAGCATAGCAGCTTAAACCACCTTTGGAAAGGGAACAAG TGTCTTGAAAATTTAATGGTCATGGATCTCAGTCACTCTCGATACCTGGTTGAATGTCCGGACGTGTCTGGTGCACCATCTCTGGAGACACTAAATCTGGATGGTTGTACAAGCTTGCATGAGGTGCACCCATCAATTCCTAGGCTGAAAAATCTTAAGATCTTGAATTTGGGAAACTGCAGGATGCTTCACTATTTTCCCAGAATCATTGGATTGGAaaaacttgaagttcttaaCCTCTCAGGGTGCTCAAGACTTGAGAAGTTTCCAGACATCGAAGCCAATATGGAGTCTTTATTGGAGCTTTATTTGGAAGGCACTGCTATCATTGAACTTCCCTCATCGGTTGGGTATCTCCGAGGgcttgttttattaaatatgaaaagctGCAAAAACCTTAAGATCCTTCCTGGCAGAATTTGTGATTTGAAATCCCTCAAAACTCTCATCCTTTCTGGCTGTTCAAAACTAGAGAGACTTCCAGAGATCACGGAAGTTATGGAACATTTAGAAGAGCTTCTTTTAGATGGAACATCTATAAGAGAGCTGCCCTGTTCAATTCTTCATCTCAAAGGTCTTGTGTTACTGAATCTGAGAAAATGCAAAGACCTCAGGAGTCTTCCAAATAGAATTTGTGGTTTGAAATCTCTTGAAACCCTCATTGTTTCTGGTTGTTCAAAACTCAACAGATTGCCAGAGGACCTGGGAATGTTGCAATGCTTAAGGAGGCTTCAAGCTGATGGAACTGCCATAACAAAACCACCTGTCACACTTGTTCATTTGACAAACCTTAGAGAGTTATC ATTCAGGTTACTGCATAGAGAAAATTCAGATGATATTGGTTTGCAGTTGCCTTCTTTGTCAGGTCTACGCTTCATGGAAAATTTAGATCTAAGTGACTGCAATTTAATGGAAGGAACAGTCGATAACAAGCTTTGCCACTTGGAGCTTCTGGAAGTATTAAACCTCAGCAGAAACTATATGGTTAGCATACCTGCAGACATCAGTAGACTTTCTAATCTGAAAGTTCTTTTGGTGAGGCAGTGTGAGCGACTTCAAAAAATTCCGAAGCTTCCAccaagaataaaattattagatgCCTGTGATTGCACATCCCTGATGTCTTTACCGACTCCATCTCGGATGATAAGCCTACAACACCGGTTGGTTTCCACTTGGCTTCGTCCTGTGGAATTCATGCTATGGAATTGCTCCGGACTATATCAGGATCATGTGGCAATGGCATTAGAGACACTTCAtcag AAACTTTTTCCAGAAATAGGATACAGTATTGTGATTCCTGGAAGTAGGATTCCAAAGTGGCGCTGGCATGAGAATATGGGAGCTTCAGTTTCAGCAACCCTGCCTCCACATTGGCTTGACAATAACTTCTCGGGGGTTGCTCTATGTGCTGTGTTTGCACTTGAGGAGGGCGAAACTATTCAGCGGCCTGGTGAGATTCGCTGTAATTTTGAATGCAGGGAAGGGCCTTATTTCAGTCATTCCATCACTTGGACACACAGTGGAGACAGTTGTTGA